In the genome of Cryptomeria japonica chromosome 8, Sugi_1.0, whole genome shotgun sequence, one region contains:
- the LOC131048788 gene encoding uncharacterized protein LOC131048788, with protein MIIQGTTGTGKSYLIGVISESLKSVAMLNQSPLLLLAPTGVAAFNIGASTIHSKLRIPIKDFAQLEGTRLTTFQEELSHVKYILIDEMSFIGENLLENIDSCLHQAFPQNSDLMFAGISIILVGDLGQLPPIKDKLAYESSRQAKILWQDLKIVVTLEKNFRQDGEDIEQIQFRQLLTNLREVQPTIDDWKLLMSRTSSNMSSTINEAFDNDVHLFSTNDNVQNHNRKKLYSLKQPIARSIAKKLGTINATEGSSHDELDMELLISKNARVMLTYNLWIEAGLVNGALGYIQKIVYKPGSMPPEPPTYVMVKFDNYFGFPFDDHNPQTVPISIRQRGSIVQIPLRLAWALTIHKSQGLTLAKATIDIGPTERTGMTFVVVSCVKSLQGLRI; from the exons ATGATAATTCAAGGAACAACAGGAACAGGAAAGTCTTACCTAATTGGTGTGATTAGTGAAAGTCTTAAAAGTGTGGCAATGCTTAATCAATCTCCCCTTCTACTGCTTGCACCGACTGGAGTAGCAGCATTCAACATAGGAGCATCGACTATTCATTCCAAGTTGAGAATTCCAATAAAAGATTTTGCTCAATTAGAAGGAACAAGGCTAACAACTTTCCAAGAAGAACTATCACATGTGAAGTAtatattgattgatgaaatgagcttcattggagAGAATTTACTTGAGAACATCGATTCCtgtcttcatcaagcattcccaCAAAATTCTGATCTAATGTTTGCAG GTATTTCAATCATTTTAGTTGGAGACCTGGGTCAGCTGCCTCCCATCAAAGACAAACTGGCATATGAGAGCAGCAGACAAGCAAAGATTCTATGGCAGGACTTAAAAATTGTGGTTACCTTAGAAAAAAATTTTAGACAAGATGGAGAAGACATTGAACAGATTCAATTTCGTCAATTGTTGACAAACTTGAGAGAAGTGCAACCTACAATTGATGACTGGAAGTTGCTCATGTCAAGAACAAGTAGTAATATGAGTTCAACAATCAATGAAGCCTTTGACAATGATGTTCATTTGTTCTCCACAAATGATAATGTTCAGAATCATAACAGGAAAAAATTATATTCTCTCAAACAACCTATTGCACGTAGCATTGCCAAAAAACTTGGAACTATTAATGCAACCGAAGGAAGTTCTCATGACGAGCTCGATATGGAGTTATTGATTAGCAAAAATGCAAGAGTTATGCTAACTTATAATCTATGGATTGAAGCGGGTCTTGTAAATGGAGCATTAGGTTATATTCAAAAGATTGTATACAAACCTGGAAGTATGCCACCAGAACCACCAACATATGTAATGGTTAAGTTTGATAACTACTTTGGATTTCCGTTCGATGATCACAATCCACAAACAGTTCCCATCAGTATAAGACAAAGAGGTTCTATAGTTCAAATACCATTGAGACTGGCTTGGGCATTAACAATACACAAGTCGCAAGGTTTGACACTTGCAAAAGCCACAATTGATATAGGACCAACTGAAAGAACAGGAATGACATTTGTAGTTGTATCTTGTGTAAAGTCTTTGCAAGGATTGAGAATATAA
- the LOC131048805 gene encoding uncharacterized protein LOC131048805, whose product MKIQITLISVSDIKNVDNVDIFPNSKVYAVAWIEDGSRPAKQKTAAKEYGTNPNWNKLMSFIVDEEALEQDHFRLKLELISKKTIGGKKVGDVSIQIKFLGKFNTGRVGFWSYRVRDPSGKITGKLNMTFQVIKPELESNTEGSTTPQRKKRKKVPLTKPEPKSNAKGSPTPQRKERNKLALRTRVILDFTSGIRAVGFKNRGNFRLYNPPYPPYTLPHCPQQAGYPYPPCPPYTPMPDAGYTQYLTPGGQYPPQ is encoded by the exons ATGAAGATACAAATAACCTTGATATCCGTCAGTGATATAAAGAATGTGGACAATGTGGACATATTCCCAAATTCGAAGGTTTATGCAGTGGCGTGGATTGAAGACGGCTCGCGACCCGCCAAGCAAAAAACGGCGGCCAAAGAGTACGGTACAAACCCTAACTGGAACAAGCTTATGTCTTTCATTGTGGACGAGGAGGCGCTTGAGCAGGACCATTTCCGCTTAAAATTGGAGCTCATATCGAAGAAGACAATCGGCGGCAAGAAAGTTGGCGACGTGTCCATCCAAATTAAATTTCTTGGTAAGTTCAACACTGGACGCGTAGGTTTCTGGAGTTACCGGGTGCGCGATCCCTCTGGGAAGATCACAGGGAAGCTCAACATGACATTCCAAGTTATAAAGCCGGAGCTCGAGTCAAATACCGAAGGGAGCACCACCCCACAacgaaagaaaaggaaaaaagtgcCCTTGACCAAGCCGGAGcccaaatcaaatgccaaaggGAGCCCTACCCCGCAGCGTAAGGAAAGGAACAAG TTGGCTTTAAGAACAAGGGTAATTTTAGactttacaagtggtatcagagcag TTGGCTTTAAGAACAGGGGCAATTTTAGACTCTACAACCCTCCCTACCCACCTTACACATTACCACACTGTCCTCAGCAGGCTGGTTACCCTTACCCCCCCTGTCCACCATACACGCCTATGCCTGATGCGGGCTATACACAATACCTTACACCCGGTGGGCAGTATCCTCCGCAATAG